The Pseudomonas sp. TH06 genome has a window encoding:
- the hppD gene encoding 4-hydroxyphenylpyruvate dioxygenase, with product MADLYENPMGLMGFEFIELASPVPGTLEPIFEIMGFTKVATHRSKNVHLYRQGAINLILNNEPNSVASYFAAEHGPSVCGMAFRVKDSQKAYNRALELGAQPIHIETGPMELNLPAIKGIGGAPLYLIDRFGEGSSIYDIDFVFIEGVDRNPVGAGLKIIDHLTHNVYRGRMAYWANFYEKLFNFREIRYFDIKGEYTGLTSKAMTAPDGMIRIPLNEESSKGAGQIEEFLMQFNGEGIQHVAFLTDDLIKTWDQLKKIGMRFMTAPPDTYYEMLEGRLPNHGEPVDQLQSRGILLDGASEQGDRRLLLQIFSETLMGPVFFEFIQRKGDDGFGEGNFKALFESIERDQVRRGVLTAE from the coding sequence ATGGCAGATTTATACGAAAACCCAATGGGCCTGATGGGCTTTGAATTCATCGAGCTCGCCTCGCCGGTCCCTGGCACCCTGGAGCCGATCTTCGAGATCATGGGCTTCACCAAAGTCGCGACCCACCGCTCCAAGAACGTACACCTGTACCGTCAGGGCGCGATCAACCTGATCCTCAACAATGAACCGAACAGCGTTGCTTCGTACTTCGCGGCCGAGCACGGCCCGTCGGTGTGCGGCATGGCGTTCCGGGTCAAGGATTCGCAGAAGGCTTACAACCGCGCACTGGAACTCGGCGCTCAGCCGATTCACATCGAAACCGGCCCGATGGAACTGAATCTGCCGGCGATCAAAGGCATTGGCGGTGCACCGCTGTACCTGATCGACCGTTTCGGCGAAGGCAGCTCGATCTATGACATCGACTTCGTGTTTATCGAAGGCGTTGATCGCAACCCGGTTGGTGCCGGCCTGAAGATCATTGACCACCTGACGCACAACGTGTATCGCGGTCGCATGGCCTACTGGGCGAACTTCTACGAGAAGCTGTTCAACTTCCGCGAGATCCGTTATTTCGACATCAAGGGCGAGTACACCGGCCTGACCTCGAAAGCCATGACCGCACCGGACGGCATGATCCGCATCCCGCTGAACGAAGAGTCGTCCAAGGGCGCCGGGCAGATCGAAGAGTTCCTGATGCAGTTCAACGGCGAGGGCATCCAGCACGTTGCGTTCCTCACTGATGACCTGATCAAGACCTGGGATCAACTGAAGAAGATCGGCATGCGCTTCATGACCGCGCCGCCGGACACCTACTATGAAATGCTCGAAGGCCGCCTGCCGAACCATGGCGAGCCGGTTGATCAACTGCAATCGCGCGGCATCCTGCTCGATGGTGCGTCGGAGCAGGGCGACAGACGTCTGCTGCTACAGATCTTCTCGGAAACCCTGATGGGCCCGGTGTTCTTCGAATTCATCCAGCGTAAAGGCGACGATGGTTTCGGCGAGGGCAACTTCAAGGCACTGTTCGAGTCGATCGAGCGTGACCAGGTACGCCGTGGTGTACTGACTGCCGAGTAA
- the rarD gene encoding EamA family transporter RarD encodes MSKGIALSVSASVLFAVMYYYTSLLTPLSGVEIFGWRMLLTVPCMTVFMLVSGEWRRVLELVRLMAAKPKLIAGLIVSAALLGVQLWLFMWAPLNGYSLDVSLGYFLLPLAMVLTGRIAYGESLSYLQKIAVFFASLGVLNELYQVGGFSWATLVVVIGYPLYFVLRKYLKTDNLGGLWVDMTLMLPVAYWFVHGGDQGFGVFDQYPGLLWLIPLLGLISASALVVYIIASRLLPFSLFGLLSYVEPVLLLGVALLLGESIKSGEWLTYIPIWLAVVVLVFEGFKHLMRQRRP; translated from the coding sequence TTGTCTAAAGGTATCGCTTTATCGGTCTCAGCCTCGGTGCTGTTTGCCGTCATGTATTACTACACCTCGTTGCTCACCCCGTTGAGCGGCGTGGAAATCTTTGGCTGGCGGATGCTGCTGACGGTGCCGTGCATGACCGTGTTCATGCTGGTATCCGGTGAATGGCGGCGGGTGCTGGAGCTGGTGCGCCTGATGGCGGCGAAGCCGAAATTGATCGCCGGGCTGATCGTCTCGGCAGCCTTGCTCGGCGTACAGTTATGGCTGTTCATGTGGGCGCCGCTCAACGGTTACAGCCTTGATGTGTCGCTGGGCTACTTCCTGTTGCCACTGGCCATGGTGCTGACCGGTCGGATTGCCTACGGCGAAAGCCTGTCGTACCTGCAAAAGATCGCCGTGTTCTTCGCAAGCCTGGGCGTGTTGAACGAGTTGTATCAGGTCGGTGGATTTTCCTGGGCAACCCTGGTGGTGGTGATCGGCTATCCACTGTATTTCGTGCTGCGCAAATACCTGAAGACTGACAATCTCGGCGGCCTGTGGGTCGACATGACCTTGATGTTGCCGGTGGCTTACTGGTTCGTGCACGGCGGTGATCAGGGTTTCGGCGTGTTCGATCAATACCCGGGGTTGTTGTGGCTGATTCCATTACTCGGCTTGATCAGCGCTTCGGCATTGGTGGTTTACATCATTGCCAGCCGCTTGCTGCCGTTCAGCCTGTTTGGTTTGTTGAGTTACGTTGAGCCGGTGTTGCTGCTCGGTGTGGCGTTGTTGCTCGGTGAGAGCATCAAGTCAGGAGAATGGCTGACCTACATTCCGATCTGGCTGGCAGTTGTGGTGTTGGTGTTTGAAGGGTTTAAACATTTGATGCGCCAGCGTAGGCCTTGA
- a CDS encoding aldo/keto reductase, giving the protein MSYRTLGHSGLQVSTLTLGTMMFGEQTSTEESLRIIDKAWDQGINFIDTADVYTNGRSEEIVGEAIAGNRHEWVLATKVGFGPMDGVPNRSGLSRKHIFNGLDASLTRLGTDYLDIYYLHREDHNTPLEVTVSAIGDLIRQGKIRYWGLSNYRGWRIAEVIRIADQLGVDRPVISQPLYNIVNRQAETEQITAAQTYGLGVVPYSPLARGVLSGKYAPDVTPDSNSRAGRQDKRILETEWRVESLRIAQQIQQYTEGRGVGIVEFAIAWVLNNSAVTSAIVGPRTEAQWDAYTKAQAVKITAEDEAFIDSLVTPGHASTPGFNDVSHFVSGRKPHQA; this is encoded by the coding sequence ATGAGCTATCGCACACTGGGTCATTCGGGGTTGCAGGTGTCCACCCTCACCCTCGGCACGATGATGTTTGGCGAACAGACCAGCACCGAGGAATCGCTGCGTATCATCGACAAGGCCTGGGATCAGGGCATCAACTTCATCGACACCGCCGACGTTTATACCAATGGCCGTTCTGAAGAGATCGTCGGCGAAGCGATTGCCGGCAACCGACATGAATGGGTGCTGGCAACCAAGGTCGGTTTCGGCCCGATGGACGGTGTGCCGAACCGCAGCGGTTTGAGCCGAAAACACATCTTCAATGGCCTCGATGCCAGCCTGACCCGTCTGGGCACCGACTACCTCGACATCTATTACCTGCACCGCGAAGACCACAACACGCCGCTGGAAGTCACGGTGTCGGCGATTGGTGACCTGATCCGTCAGGGCAAGATTCGTTATTGGGGACTGTCGAACTATCGCGGCTGGCGGATTGCCGAGGTGATTCGTATCGCTGACCAACTGGGTGTCGATCGCCCGGTGATCAGCCAGCCGCTGTACAACATCGTCAACCGTCAGGCCGAGACCGAGCAGATCACCGCTGCGCAGACTTATGGTCTCGGCGTCGTCCCTTACAGCCCGCTGGCCCGTGGCGTGCTGAGTGGCAAGTACGCGCCGGACGTGACACCGGATTCCAACAGCCGCGCCGGGCGTCAGGACAAGCGCATTCTGGAAACCGAATGGCGGGTGGAATCGCTGCGCATCGCCCAGCAGATCCAGCAATACACCGAGGGACGGGGCGTTGGCATTGTCGAGTTTGCGATTGCCTGGGTGCTGAACAACAGCGCAGTGACTTCGGCGATTGTCGGGCCACGCACCGAGGCCCAGTGGGACGCGTACACCAAGGCGCAGGCAGTGAAGATCACGGCGGAGGACGAGGCGTTTATCGATTCGCTGGTCACGCCGGGGCATGCCTCGACACCGGGTTTCAACGATGTGAGCCATTTTGTGTCGGGCCGTAAACCCCATCAGGCCTGA
- a CDS encoding LysR family transcriptional regulator gives MSSILDLEIFVRVADSGSISAAARTLELTPAAASIALKRLETRLGIRLLARSTRSMRLTEEGRRYLESVRLALATLAEGEQTLKQQTEGLSGVLQLAAPSDFGRNVLLPWLDEFKREHPNIQLQLLLNDRHSDLFRETVDVALRFGVPSDSTLVALPILPQHRRVACASADYLARRGTPLHPAELSEHSALLYLRNGRPYNTWRFTRADEVLEIEVRGDYLSDDGEVARRWALAGHGIAYKAWLDVVEDVRSGRLVTLFDDWQGESAPFNLFCPHRVQVSERVKVLQAFLQERCRVFSR, from the coding sequence ATGAGCTCGATTCTCGATCTGGAGATCTTCGTCCGCGTGGCCGATTCCGGGAGCATTTCCGCCGCTGCCCGCACTCTGGAACTGACGCCGGCCGCTGCCAGCATTGCCTTGAAGCGCCTGGAAACCCGACTCGGCATCCGTCTGCTCGCCCGCTCCACCCGCAGCATGCGTTTGACCGAAGAAGGTCGGCGCTATCTGGAAAGCGTGCGTTTGGCCCTGGCAACGCTGGCCGAAGGTGAGCAAACGCTCAAGCAGCAGACCGAAGGCCTCAGCGGCGTGCTGCAACTGGCGGCGCCGTCGGATTTCGGGCGCAATGTGTTGCTGCCGTGGCTGGACGAATTCAAGCGCGAACACCCGAACATCCAGCTGCAATTGCTCCTCAACGACCGCCATTCGGATCTGTTTCGCGAGACCGTGGACGTGGCACTGCGTTTCGGTGTGCCGAGCGATTCAACGCTGGTGGCATTGCCGATTCTGCCGCAACACCGCCGCGTCGCCTGCGCCAGTGCGGACTATCTGGCACGGCGTGGCACGCCACTCCATCCCGCCGAATTGAGCGAACACAGTGCCCTGCTCTATTTGCGCAACGGTCGGCCCTACAACACCTGGCGGTTCACTCGCGCGGATGAGGTGCTGGAGATCGAAGTTCGCGGCGACTACCTCAGCGACGACGGCGAAGTTGCCCGCCGCTGGGCGCTGGCCGGGCATGGCATCGCCTACAAAGCCTGGCTCGACGTCGTCGAAGATGTCCGCAGCGGGCGTCTGGTGACGCTGTTTGATGATTGGCAAGGTGAAAGCGCGCCGTTCAACCTGTTTTGCCCGCATCGGGTGCAAGTGTCGGAGCGGGTCAAAGTGTTGCAGGCGTTTTTGCAGGAGCGCTGCCGGGTGTTTAGCCGATAA
- a CDS encoding MFS transporter yields the protein MSQSAAATQTIEDDKNAVYKRITLRLIPFIFICYLFNYLDRVNVGFAKLQMLDALKFSETVYGLGAGIFFIGYVLCGVPSNLALTKFGPRRWIAVMMITWGTLSTCLLFVTTPTGFYTLRLFTGAAEAGFFPGVVLYLSQWFPTFRRGRIMALFMSAIPVSGLLGSPFSGWILNHFAAGQGGLAGWQWMFLLQGIPTVILGALAYFLLSDSFANAKWLTPHERAVLEADQAEDLANKPKTTSDSLLAVFKNPAIWAFGLIYFCIQSGVYAINFWLPSIIKNLGFSDNLVIGWLSAIPYLLAAVFMLVVGRSADLRKERRWHLVVPMLMGAIGLIIAVNFAANPAIAILGLTIATMGALTGLPMFWPVPTAMLSAGAAAGGLALINSMGQMAGFLSPYLVGWVKDSTGSTDAALYLLAGVIVGGSLLALRMTRTLRA from the coding sequence ATGTCGCAGAGCGCCGCAGCTACCCAGACCATCGAAGACGATAAAAACGCCGTTTATAAACGCATCACCCTGCGTTTAATCCCCTTCATCTTCATCTGCTACCTGTTCAACTACCTCGACCGGGTCAACGTTGGATTCGCCAAACTGCAGATGCTCGATGCACTGAAATTCAGCGAAACCGTATACGGCCTCGGGGCCGGTATTTTCTTCATCGGCTACGTGCTGTGCGGCGTACCGAGCAACCTGGCGTTGACCAAGTTCGGTCCACGGCGCTGGATTGCAGTGATGATGATCACTTGGGGCACGCTGTCGACCTGCCTGTTATTTGTCACCACACCGACCGGGTTCTACACCTTGCGCCTGTTTACCGGTGCGGCCGAAGCCGGGTTCTTCCCGGGCGTCGTGCTGTATCTCTCGCAGTGGTTCCCGACGTTCCGCCGTGGTCGGATCATGGCACTGTTCATGTCGGCGATCCCGGTGTCCGGTTTGCTCGGCAGTCCGTTTTCCGGCTGGATTCTCAATCACTTCGCTGCGGGCCAGGGCGGCCTCGCCGGCTGGCAATGGATGTTTCTGCTGCAAGGTATTCCTACCGTTATCTTGGGCGCGCTGGCGTATTTCCTGCTCAGCGACAGCTTCGCCAATGCCAAATGGCTGACCCCGCACGAGCGCGCGGTACTGGAAGCCGATCAGGCGGAAGACTTGGCGAACAAGCCGAAAACCACCTCCGACTCACTGCTTGCGGTGTTCAAGAACCCGGCGATCTGGGCCTTTGGCCTGATCTATTTCTGCATCCAGAGTGGCGTGTACGCGATCAATTTCTGGCTGCCGTCGATCATCAAGAACCTCGGTTTCAGCGATAACCTGGTGATCGGCTGGTTGAGCGCCATTCCGTATCTGTTGGCGGCGGTGTTCATGCTGGTCGTCGGGCGCTCGGCGGATCTGCGCAAAGAGCGCCGCTGGCATCTGGTGGTGCCGATGCTGATGGGCGCGATCGGCCTGATCATCGCGGTGAATTTCGCGGCGAATCCGGCGATTGCCATTCTCGGTCTGACCATCGCAACCATGGGCGCGCTGACCGGTCTGCCGATGTTCTGGCCGGTGCCGACCGCCATGTTGAGCGCAGGCGCTGCCGCCGGAGGCCTCGCGTTGATCAACTCGATGGGGCAAATGGCCGGGTTCCTCAGCCCGTACCTGGTGGGTTGGGTCAAGGACAGCACCGGTTCGACCGACGCAGCGTTGTACCTGCTGGCCGGGGTGATTGTCGGCGGGAGCTTGCTGGCGTTGCGCATGACGCGGACATTGCGGGCCTGA
- a CDS encoding sugar diacid recognition domain-containing protein, protein MFELDHDLAQDIVDRAMAILPYNVNVMDSQGLILGSGEPERINTRHEGAQLVLANGRVVEIDGPTALHLKGVQPGINLPLLLDQRLIGVLGITGEPDQLRTYAELVRMTAEMLVGQRNQQAEQQWRRQRCDDLLALLLSEAGDSPRLLDEAQQLGLKPQMTRVPYLFELGTEHGPGQTVEALSAWLNSRFPDSWCVTSAKSSLLWCRPASLTIEHDRLLEKLDALGWNILRIAVGGQADGLGGLRRCYRRVADLLAYGREVLPHSRLLILNRYRLPVMLWRHRNDDALDELLKPLRKVIAKDGNGQLLATLRSWCDHDGQSQACADALGIHRNSLRYRMERIAEISGVDPLRLEGMLALYLGVQLLPQTDPN, encoded by the coding sequence ATGTTCGAACTCGATCACGACCTCGCGCAGGACATCGTCGACCGGGCCATGGCCATTTTGCCGTACAACGTCAATGTCATGGACAGCCAGGGGCTGATCCTCGGCAGTGGCGAACCGGAGCGCATCAACACCCGCCACGAAGGCGCGCAACTGGTGCTGGCCAACGGTCGGGTCGTGGAGATCGACGGGCCGACCGCCCTGCATCTGAAAGGCGTGCAGCCCGGGATCAACCTGCCGCTGTTGCTTGATCAACGTTTGATCGGCGTGCTTGGCATCACCGGCGAGCCGGACCAGTTGCGCACTTACGCTGAACTGGTGCGGATGACGGCGGAGATGCTGGTTGGCCAGCGCAATCAGCAGGCCGAGCAGCAATGGCGGCGCCAGCGTTGCGATGATTTGTTGGCGTTGCTGTTGAGTGAAGCGGGGGACTCGCCACGTTTGCTCGATGAAGCTCAGCAACTCGGTCTCAAACCGCAAATGACCCGAGTGCCGTATCTGTTCGAGTTGGGCACTGAACACGGGCCGGGACAAACCGTCGAGGCCCTGAGTGCCTGGCTGAACTCGCGCTTCCCGGACAGTTGGTGCGTGACATCGGCGAAGTCGTCGTTGCTGTGGTGTCGGCCGGCGAGTCTGACCATCGAACATGATCGTTTGCTGGAAAAACTCGACGCCCTGGGCTGGAACATTCTGCGCATCGCCGTGGGCGGGCAGGCGGATGGCCTGGGCGGATTGCGTCGATGTTATCGACGCGTGGCGGACTTGCTCGCTTATGGTCGCGAGGTGTTGCCGCACTCGCGCTTGCTGATCCTCAATCGCTACCGCTTGCCGGTGATGTTGTGGCGTCATCGCAACGATGACGCGCTGGACGAATTGCTCAAACCGTTGCGCAAGGTGATCGCCAAGGATGGCAACGGCCAGTTGCTGGCGACGCTGCGCAGTTGGTGTGATCACGATGGCCAGAGTCAGGCATGTGCCGATGCGCTGGGGATTCACCGCAACAGCCTGCGTTACCGGATGGAGCGGATTGCCGAGATCAGCGGAGTGGATCCTTTACGGCTGGAGGGCATGTTGGCCCTCTACCTTGGCGTGCAGTTGTTGCCACAGACTGATCCGAATTAA
- a CDS encoding glycerate kinase, which produces MKIVIAPDSFKDSLSAQGVAEAIALGLAQVWPHATLVKCPMADGGEGTVESILAACEGELRRTRVRGPLGAAVDAAWGWLPHNHTAIIEMAEASGLQLVPLGQRDACISSTFGTGELIRAALDAGAQRVILAIGGSATNDGGAGAMQALGVKLLDAQGQSLVPGGLALAQLARLDLSELDPRLAQVRFDIAADVNNPLCGPHGASAIFGPQKGASPVQVQQLDQALGHFAELCAQALGKNVRDEPGSGAAGGLGFAAKAFLGAQFQAGVEVVAELVGLAEAVNGADLVITGEGRFDAQTLRGKTPFGVARIAKQAQVPVIVIAGTLGDGYQELYGHGIDAAFAVTSGPMTLEQACAEAPRLLRERATDIARVWKLARHQS; this is translated from the coding sequence ATGAAAATCGTCATCGCCCCCGATTCGTTCAAGGACAGCCTGAGTGCCCAAGGCGTTGCCGAAGCCATTGCGCTGGGCCTGGCGCAAGTCTGGCCGCACGCCACGCTGGTCAAGTGCCCAATGGCCGATGGCGGCGAAGGCACCGTCGAATCGATTCTTGCCGCGTGTGAAGGCGAACTGCGCCGTACCCGCGTGCGCGGCCCGTTGGGTGCAGCGGTTGACGCAGCGTGGGGCTGGTTGCCGCACAACCACACGGCAATCATCGAAATGGCCGAGGCCAGCGGACTGCAACTGGTGCCGCTGGGGCAGCGCGATGCGTGCATCAGCAGCACGTTCGGCACCGGCGAACTGATTCGCGCAGCGCTGGATGCCGGTGCGCAACGGGTGATTCTGGCGATTGGCGGCAGCGCAACCAACGATGGCGGCGCCGGTGCGATGCAGGCGCTCGGCGTGAAATTGCTCGACGCTCAAGGGCAATCGCTGGTGCCGGGTGGTTTGGCGTTGGCGCAATTGGCGCGACTGGACCTGAGCGAGCTGGACCCGCGCCTGGCGCAGGTGCGTTTCGACATCGCCGCCGACGTCAACAATCCACTGTGTGGGCCGCACGGCGCTTCGGCGATTTTCGGTCCGCAGAAAGGTGCGTCGCCCGTGCAGGTACAACAACTTGATCAGGCCCTCGGCCATTTCGCCGAGCTGTGCGCTCAAGCGTTGGGCAAAAACGTGCGTGATGAGCCGGGCAGCGGCGCGGCGGGTGGTCTGGGGTTCGCGGCCAAGGCGTTTCTTGGCGCGCAGTTTCAGGCCGGTGTCGAAGTGGTCGCCGAACTGGTCGGCCTGGCCGAGGCGGTCAATGGCGCAGATCTGGTGATCACTGGCGAAGGGCGCTTCGATGCCCAGACACTGCGCGGCAAAACCCCGTTCGGCGTCGCGCGGATTGCCAAGCAGGCGCAGGTGCCAGTGATCGTGATTGCCGGCACTTTAGGTGATGGATACCAGGAACTTTATGGTCACGGTATCGATGCCGCATTCGCCGTGACCAGCGGCCCGATGACACTGGAGCAGGCCTGCGCCGAAGCGCCACGGTTACTGCGCGAACGCGCCACCGACATCGCCCGCGTCTGGAAACTGGCCAGACACCAGTCCTGA
- a CDS encoding methyl-accepting chemotaxis protein → MSLRNLNIAPRAFLGFAFIALLVIVLGVFAVNRMSIIRQASIDMESNQIPSVAQLSAVTENVLRLRILSYRTLVNREPSDLQDTVGRIGAVLDKLRAAQASYAALPAGGEERALYQTFASTLDNYLQAQNQMMDLSRQDKLEDMRTLMNTRIKDGTDQMGEQLNRLIAINAADAKTASLQAGDHYDSAITGIVIVAVVAALATVLLALLLTRSIVTPLNRAVEAAQTIADGNLTKLIEVDGKDEPARLLAALAAMQTNLRKTIEQIAGSATQLGAAAEELSAVTEEASRGLQQQNNEIEQAATAVNEMTAAVEEVARNAVSTSEASNQSTHAAREGRDQVVKTVDAIQTMTHDVQNTAQMIEGLAAQGRDIGKVLDVIRAIAEQTNLLALNAAIEAARAGEAGRGFAVVADEVRALAHRTAQSTQEIEKMVAGIQNGTGEAVSSMQQSNQRTQSTLEMARAAGVALEQITQSIHQINERNLVIASASEEQAQVSREVDRNLVNIRDLATQSAAGANQTSAATHELSRLAVDLNAMVARFVI, encoded by the coding sequence ATGTCCTTGCGTAACCTGAATATCGCACCCCGTGCCTTCCTCGGTTTTGCCTTTATTGCCCTGCTGGTGATCGTGCTCGGCGTGTTCGCCGTCAACCGCATGTCGATCATCCGCCAGGCTTCCATCGACATGGAATCGAACCAGATTCCCAGCGTGGCTCAACTCAGCGCGGTGACGGAAAACGTTTTGCGTCTGCGGATCTTGTCCTACCGCACACTGGTCAATCGCGAACCCTCCGACTTGCAGGATACTGTGGGACGCATAGGCGCGGTGCTCGACAAGTTGCGCGCAGCTCAAGCCAGCTATGCTGCGCTGCCGGCCGGTGGTGAGGAACGAGCGCTCTACCAGACCTTCGCATCGACGCTGGACAACTACTTGCAAGCGCAAAACCAGATGATGGACCTGTCGCGTCAGGACAAACTCGAAGACATGCGCACTCTGATGAACACGCGGATCAAGGACGGTACCGACCAGATGGGCGAGCAGTTGAATAGACTGATCGCCATCAACGCTGCCGATGCGAAAACTGCATCGCTTCAGGCGGGCGATCATTACGACAGCGCCATTACCGGCATCGTCATCGTTGCGGTGGTTGCCGCGCTCGCCACCGTGTTGCTGGCGCTGTTGTTGACGCGCAGCATTGTCACCCCGCTGAACCGTGCCGTTGAGGCGGCGCAAACCATCGCCGATGGCAACCTGACCAAACTTATCGAAGTCGACGGCAAGGACGAACCGGCACGCCTGCTCGCCGCCCTCGCCGCGATGCAGACCAACCTGCGCAAAACCATCGAACAGATCGCCGGTTCCGCCACGCAACTGGGCGCTGCCGCCGAAGAACTCAGCGCGGTGACGGAGGAGGCATCCCGTGGTCTGCAACAGCAGAACAACGAGATCGAACAAGCCGCCACCGCCGTCAACGAGATGACCGCTGCGGTCGAGGAAGTTGCGCGCAACGCCGTGTCGACGTCCGAAGCCTCGAACCAGTCGACCCACGCCGCCCGTGAAGGTCGTGATCAAGTGGTGAAAACCGTCGACGCGATCCAGACCATGACCCACGACGTGCAGAACACCGCGCAGATGATCGAAGGCCTCGCCGCACAAGGTCGCGACATCGGCAAAGTGCTCGACGTGATCCGCGCCATCGCCGAACAGACCAACCTGCTGGCGCTCAACGCGGCCATCGAAGCGGCGCGTGCCGGTGAGGCCGGACGCGGTTTTGCCGTGGTGGCGGACGAAGTGCGCGCACTGGCCCATCGCACCGCGCAGTCGACTCAGGAAATCGAAAAAATGGTCGCCGGCATCCAGAACGGCACCGGCGAAGCGGTCTCCTCGATGCAGCAAAGCAATCAGCGCACCCAGTCCACCCTGGAAATGGCCCGCGCTGCCGGCGTTGCTCTTGAGCAGATCACCCAGTCGATCCACCAGATCAACGAACGCAACCTGGTCATCGCCAGTGCTTCGGAAGAGCAGGCGCAAGTCTCGCGTGAAGTCGACCGCAACCTGGTGAACATCCGCGACCTGGCCACGCAATCGGCCGCCGGGGCCAACCAGACCAGCGCCGCGACCCACGAACTGTCGCGTCTGGCGGTGGATTTGAACGCCATGGTGGCGCGTTTTGTGATTTGA